The following are encoded in a window of Phragmites australis chromosome 22, lpPhrAust1.1, whole genome shotgun sequence genomic DNA:
- the LOC133905225 gene encoding uncharacterized protein LOC133905225 — MPPSSQMAIQLTLILISCSLYSMYSSSFTASSSLALLVLVISTCLSLLFSNLRQLLKANTHKGQTPPSMEEAVHQEKNIVPQHEVPDDGPEDLTGSLSDSSDCTVNDEERTEEGSMSDDVDDDDESLIEISLVDGHYAGVGQGEKYAFKEKDLLTEFLPDLVLDKRDFIDILSEISEEDSLIEIDIARGSIKCSNFGIKA; from the coding sequence ATGCCTCCCAGCTCCCAAATGGCAATACAACTCACACTCATACTCATTTCATGTAGCCTTTACAGTAtgtattcttcttctttcacGGCATCCTCATCGCTCGCATTGCTGGTTCTTGTCATCTCCACCTGCCTCTCCTTGCTCTTCTCCAACCTCAGACAGCTGCTCAAAGCCAACACCCACAAAGGTCAGACTCCCCCTTCCATGGAGGAGGCTGTGCATCAGGAGAAGAACATTGTGCCACAACATGAGGTGCCTGATGATGGGCCAGAGGATTTGACGGGAAGCTTATCGGATTCTTCAGATTGCACTGTGAACGACGAAGAGCGCACCGAGGAGGGCTCGATGTCAGACGACGTCGATGACGACGATGAGAGTCTCATTGAGATCTCTCTTGTTGATGGGCACTATGCGGGCGTGGGGCAAGGTGAGAAATATGCATTCAAGGAGAAGGACCTCCTCACTGAATTCTTGCCTGATTTGGTGCTTGACAAGAGAGACTTCATCGACATCTTGTCGGAGATCAGCGAGGAGGACAGCCTGATTGAGATTGACATTGCAAGAGGCTCCATCAAGTGCTCGAACTTCGGTATCAAGGCGTGA